A window of the Diospyros lotus cultivar Yz01 unplaced genomic scaffold, ASM1463336v1 superscaf1, whole genome shotgun sequence genome harbors these coding sequences:
- the LOC127793064 gene encoding transketolase, chloroplastic-like, translated as MNQALILSPALFPPALSTAAMASSSSITLSQSILPPSTATGHHHAATNPPPSSVPTFSLPTFSGLKSTSSTPASSRPTTSRRRVNPIRRSIRSSAAVETLDKTDTALVEKSINTIRFLAIDAVEKANSGHPGLPMGCAPMGHILYDEVMRYNPKNPYWFNRDRFVLSAGHGCMLQYALLHLAGYDSVLEEDLKSFRQWGSKTPGHPENFETPGVEVTTGPLGQGIANAVGLALAEKHLAARFNKPDNEIVDHYTYAILGDGCQMEGISNEVCSLAGHWGLGKLIAFYDDNHISIDGDTEIAFTESVDTRFEGLGWHVIWVKNGNTGYDDIRAAIKEAKAVKDKPTLIKVTTTIGYGSPNKANSYSVHGSALGAKEVDATRKNLGWPNEPFHVPEDVKKHWRRHVPDGAALEAEWNAKFAEYEMKYKEEAADLKSIINGELPAGWEKALPTYTPESPSDATRNLSQQCLNALAKVIPGFLGGSADLASSNMTLLKMFGDFQKNTPEERNLRFGVREHGMGSICNGIALHSPGLIPYCATFFVFTDYMRAAIRISALSEAGVIYVMTHDSIGLGEDGPTHQPIEHLASFRAMPNILMLRPADGNETAGAYKVAVLNRKRPSILALSRQKLPQLAGTSIEGVEKGGYIISDNSSGNKPDVILMGTGSELEIAAKAADELRKEGKTVRVVSFVSWELFGEQSDAYKESVLPAAVSARVSIEAGSTFGWEKIVGSKGKAIGIDRFGASAPAGKIYKEFGITAEAVIAAAKSFF; from the exons TCCGGCCTCAAGTCCACTTCCTCCACTCCTGCTTCCTCCCGCCCCACCACCTCACGGCGGCGCGTGAACCCCATCCGCCGCTCCATACGGTCCTCCGCCGCCGTCGAAACCCTCGACAAGACCGACACAGCCCTGGTCGAGAAGTCTATCAACACGATCCGGTTCCTGGCTATCGATGCCGTCGAGAAGGCCAATTCCGGCCACCCGGGTCTGCCCATGGGCTGCGCCCCTATGGGTCATATACTCTACGACGAGGTCATGAGGTACAATCCCAAGAACCCCTATTGGTTCAATCGCGACCGCTTCGTTCTCTCCGCCGGCCACGGTTGCATGCTTCAGTACGCCTTGCTTCACCTCGCTGGCTACGACAGCGTCCTG GAAGAAGATTTGAAAAGCTTTCGCCAATGGGGGAGCAAAACCCCTGGTCATCCAGAGAACTTTGAGACCCCTGGTGTTGAAGTCACTACTG GTCCTCTTGGTCAGGGTATTGCCAATGCTGTTGGCCTGGCCCTAGCTGAGAAACATTTGGCTGCTCGCTTCAACAAACCAGACAATGAGATTGTTGATCACTACAC CTACGCTATATTGGGAGATGGTTGCCAAATGGAGGGGATTTCAAATGAAGTTTGTTCCCTTGCTGGTCACTGGGGGCTTGGGAAGCTTATTGCTTTCTATGATGACAACCATATCTCTATTGATGGTGATACAGAGATTGCTTTTACTGAGAGTGTTGATACCCGTTTTGAGGGTCTTGGGTGGCATGTTATCTGGGTGAAGAATGGAAACACAGGTTATGATGATATTCGTGCTGCTATTAAGGAAGCAAAGGCTGTCAAAGACAAACCCACTTTGATCAAG GTGACCACAACTATTGGTTATGGTTCGCCCAATAAGGCAAATTCATACAGTGTACATGGAAGTGCACTAGGTGCCAAGGAAGTTGATGCCACAAGGAAGAACCTGGGATGGCCTAATGAGCCTTTCCATGTACCCGAGGATGTGAAAAA GCATTGGAGACGCCATGTCCCTGACGGTGCTGCTCTTGAAGCTGAGTGGAATGCTAAGTTTGCTGAGTATGAGATGAAATACAAGGAGGAAGCTGCAGACTTGAAGTCTATCATCAACGGTGAGCTGCCTGCTGGTTGGGAGAAAGCTCTCCCG ACATACACACCAGAGAGCCCCAGTGATGCCACCAGAAATCTCTCTCAGCAATGTCTTAATGCCCTTGCAAAAGTTATCCCTGGATTTCTCGGTGGCAGTGCTGATCTCGCGTCCTCCAACATGACCCTGCTGAAAATGTTTGGTGACTTCCAAAAGAACACACCAGAAGAGCGTAATCTCAGGTTTGGCGTTCGTGAGCATGGGATGGGATCTATTTGCAACGGGATTGCCCTCCACAGCCCTGGCCTCATTCCATACTGTGCAACTTTCTTTGTTTTCACAGATTACATGAGAGCGGCGATTAGGATTTCTGCCTTGTCTGAAGCTGGTGTTATCTATGTTATGACCCATGATTCAATTGGACTTGGTGAGGATGGTCCAACACATCAGCCAATTGAGCATTTGGCTAGCTTCCGTGCAATGCCCAATATTTTGATGCTTCGTCCAGCTGATGGCAATGAGACAGCTGGAGCATACAAGGTGGCTGTCCTCAATAGGAAGAGACCTTCCATCCTTGCTCTCTCGAGGCAGAAGCTGCCCCAACTCGCGGGAACTTCCATTGAAGGAGTGGAGAAGGGTGGGTATATAATATCAGACAACTCATCGGGTAACAAGCCAGATGTTATCTTGATGGGTACTGGTTCTGAATTGGAAATTGCTGCCAAGGCTGCAGATGAGCTCAGAAAGGAAGGGAAGACCGTAAGAGTTGTGTCCTTTGTTTCCTGGGAGCTCTTTGGCGAACAATCGGATGCTTACAAGGAAAGTGTCCTTCCAGCAGCTGTATCAGCCAGAGTTAGCATCGAAGCTGGATCAACATTTGGCTGGGAGAAGATTGTTGGAAGCAAAGGGAAGGCAATAGGAATTGACCGGTTTGGGGCAAGTGCTCCAGCAGGAAAAATTTACAAGGAGTTTGGCATAACTGCAGAGGCTGTTATTGCAGCGGCTAAATCATTCTTCTAG